The Labrus mixtus chromosome 18, fLabMix1.1, whole genome shotgun sequence DNA segment TTCATCGTCAACCTGCAACTATAAAGCTGTATCCTCCAGGAAAACATGGGACACAAATCAGAAGCAGCACAACAAGGTTTACAAAGTGAAGTGTAGCGACAACACAAGGGTGCTGATTGTTGTTAAAAGACCCAGGAAATGGTTTTCCTCTGTGGTTCGCGGAAATGACAGGGGAACTGTTTTAGAAGTGGTGGGTTGAAATGAAAGATGAAAGAAATAACAGAAAGCCTTTTGTTAcaggtcgggggggggggggacaagatctctgttgttgttgctgttgttgtttctagATCTTAAGATGTGGCAGATAGAAATGGATCGTGTCCTTTCAGTTTTAACAGTCCCTGGACATCACTCGTTCGATatctcagctcctgcagccaatgcatgcgctctctcctcattggtcTGTGATTATGTCCATATATGAGGAGTAAACCTGTTGGCCAAAGCAAGCTCAAATAAAGCTGCAGCTTCTGCACCTTTTTCATAGAAGAACACGACCAGCAGCTTCATTGATGCTTTCGTTTGCAGATGCAGATATTTCCAGTGTCTGTGCGCTGACGCAGGCTGAGACCTCTGAAGGCATCACAGGAGAAATCTAGAGGAAAGACAAACTAAACACTTAAAAACTAAGAAAAAGCCATTTTTTGAGCCAAATCACTAAATATGTCCTGGTGCAAGCGTCTCAAAAAACACAGATTCCCAACTTTGCAGAAATGTGGACGTCTTGATATTTGGACTTGTTTGCGTCATGGTGAAGCACAGTCAGCGAGTTTGAAGACACCACCTTCCCTTTAACCATTCCTGTTATAATATTGTTCtggaaaaatatacaaaatgttaATATTCAGTTGAAACTCTGCATGTTACAGTGCATGAAAGCAGAAAATGATGCTTTGGTTTGTAACTCTTGATGAACAGATCAAGTCTGGCCTCTTATTGCAAGAAATgtaaacccccccaaaaaaaactccCCTGAGTTGATGTGATTATAGGTTTTGGGTCTGCAGCATGCAGTGCAGactaaactttatttaaacaggtcACAAGCCACAGATGTTTGTAGCCCCCCCCCCAGTTACCGAGAACAGGAGAAGTCCAGTGCGTTTAGAAAATGTGCTGCGTGGTCCGCCTGCAGGAGGTTCACCTCACGTTACTCCTCATCTggaacacatttcacacacagacctgcagtGTGTATCTGGAGCCGACAGCTGACACAGGGGTACCTGCCTGTCTCAAAGAATTACAACGTGAAGTCCGACCCACTGAAGAAAACGAAAACTGAAACTCTTCAGATTTGGATTCTTTCCACGCCTGATTTTCCACGGATGCTGAGCCCCGTCTGTCAGAGTGAGGCAGACGGGAACAAAGGGTTAAGGGTCTCAGTCTGGCGtgaggggggatgggggggggggggggggggggggggggggtaacttTTGCTCTCCCGTTTTATTTAGCATCCCTGGTCAGCTTTGAAGGTGAGGGGCCCCTtggtccccccctcccccggaGTCACAAGCCTGCGCCtcgctgcaaacacacaaaccaaagtTCCAGTTCAAACCTCAAGTGTTTCCGATGTAATCAGTCTCCTTTACACTGTTATAAATACGCTCCAGAGTGTACACTGTAAAGTGTTGTTATGTGTGAACGTTTATTCAGGAGCTTAATTGGAGCCCCGGTTACAACATTGACTGAATTAGCCGCGCTAAGAGGCGTTCAGTGCCAAGATGCAGTGTTAAGAAAAGATTGTAATCCATACGCGCTCCCTGCTGATTAACATTCAGTTTAGCATTTGAACTTCTTTAACTTACATAACTGCAGGCGGATACTCAGCTGTAGTGGAGTGtcagagagggtttttttttttttgtaggtcaGGGACAGGCAGTGACACAGCAGGGAGCTCCGAGACAGTTTTCTAATAAAAGTTCAGACTGCAGTGAGAAATGGTTGAATATAGTGgggtgaaaaaaacacacagggatgGATGTCATCAAAGTAGTAAAGTGAAATAATATGAGCCAGACTGCAGCCGTCCTTCACACCTGAAATAATGTTACTCAAGAGAAGGAGTAGAATGTAAAAGATGCTGCAATGATTTACTGTACATTCCCTTTTCAATACATtatatcttgttttgtttttgttgttttttttttaatgattttgatttaaaatgtttcttggTAGAGAAACTCAATACGACAATCCCGATGGTTGGTGAGTATTGGCTTCATTCTAAATCTTACTGATCCTTTAAACAAACTGAGATGAATTCAGTTCAGTTAAAAGCAACACTTCAGGCTCCTAAATACTAAATATAGCCCGTCTTCATGCGTGTCCTTTTAGATGGATGACACCTTGTGGCCACACTGTGACACTGCATGACGTCTGGAAACACttgatgaatgtttctttttcaactGCTGATCACTGAATGTAAAATATACTCTTTTATTAAAGCTGTTCTAGTTTGGCAGTGTCACCTTACATCTACATCGATATCAATTGACTTATCATGGCTGACGAGGCGTTCTTTGTGCCCCCTGGCTGCGCGCGCACCCAGTACTGTTTGTATACAAGAAACCCGTCCCTGTCGTCATGCATCACACAAGAATGAAAAGAAGTACAAGAATTACAAAACCTCTTACAAAAGATGAGTTGGGCTtaacaggagaggagggggagggtggaAGGAagatttgattaattaatttatttgatctgattatttattttgtctttaatttttttttttatcaagcttGTCTTGTTTTGTACTTCTCACTTTCTCCTGCCGGTTCTTCAAACCATTCCTCTTTTTACTGCCTCAACACATAGACGccctctaaacacacacacacacacacacacacacacacacacacacacacacacacacacacacttacagagtTACAATATGTCTTTAGTtccttcttgtttctgtttggtATTTGTCATCTTAAGTGTCTTCAGCCTCAGCTAATCATATTTCCTTTTTCCGTTCACAACAAACACTTGGCTCCTCTCCAAATATAAagatctgctgctatgagagtttaacacatactgtatgtagtaCAGCTACACAGACCTACAAGACGAATGACCCTAAGATagtagacagatttaaatgatacatttagaaaatgaccaGATTTTCATTGCAGATTCCATTTCATGATTATCCTGGCCAAAATGATTTTGCTCAGATATTATAAGATCGGATcgtcctttattgatccccagaggagAAATTCAAgtgttcatttgtgtttctgtctcttcaataTGACCCCATTGTAGGTAGAgttcaaattcaattcaaataatcTGTATTTCTCTGTTAGGAACTTcagttgagtaaaaaaaaacatcagtgctcacacacacagctcacatgaaggacagcacaaaaaacaaaccacacacacatcacatattAACATCCAAAGTGCAGAAACAATGAAATACCACTGCGTCTCTCTTAGAGGACAGAGCTGCCTGACTTTACCTACACAGCTGGTTTCCTGCATTAAGATTTTGCTTTTTGGAGAGCAGTGTTGATGTTGAGCCACAGGGTGGAGACAGAGACTGCTCTCTGAATCTGCGGCGCTGTACTGGTGTGTTATCAGAGCTGTTGTTATCCTGCAGGTGATAATCAGTGACATGGcccttgagaaaaaaaacgtatCAGGCATCACAAATCAGGAGAGCAGATGTTTCACTGATCTGAGATCAGGGAGGTGGTGACGGTGCAAACAGCATGTGGATGTGTTGGATATCACACTGTGCAACACCTGATGAATCAATCCTGCCAGGCATCTGATGTTTCAGCCCTGCTGGGCAATCTGATGTCTTCTTAATGTGACTGTTGAATCAAGACAACGGCAGCTCTAAATGAGAATTTAAGGTGTTAAGCAGGAGATTAAACAAGTTGTtgattttgaatatttattacaAGAAATGAACAGACAACAAAATATTATCTGGCCAAGGTACAACAACAAATAATCCCAGACTGGAACCAGTACTGATTAGTCCTGCACGGTCACGGTGACTGCCTGCTGAAGAAATGTCATGtggaaaggaataaaaaaaaggttacttCTGCAAAAAGTCGAACAAAATCTGAAATTATAAGTACCAAAAAGTCCCGTCAATCAACTGTGAGGAATTCTACCATCTCATTCAAAGTCGCCTTACAGGCTGAAGGTGATGCCCGGtttaaaatgaagagaaataTCTCCAGCTCTAAACACCTTCACCCTCCTAAAATCATTTCATTATATAACTTTATGTTCTACTTGTTATCTCTAACCTGCCTGTTCGCTTATTTCTCTTGTTTTATAgacattaaatattcatgtatCATTTGTCAAGTATCCAATCACTCCCCTTCTGTCAGTGGTGGGCGGCCTCCTCATGCATGGTAAAACGGACCAGCAGCATTTAACATGTCacagtattgatttttttgatgGTTCAGAGTGTGACCTCTGACATTCTGAGACAGACGGAGGCGAGATGATGGAATAATCTCAAAGAGTCTGTCAAGAAGAAAAGGACTGATCCATATGTTTAGATagaaatatatttatagatTGATGATGGAAACTGAAGGCGGCATTTCTTTAGGAACTGAGAATCAACCCacaaaaaattacatttatagCTTTAAACAACAACTTCATTAGAATATATACCTGCAGAAGGAGACGACTGGATGGGATTTAGGAAATGAAATGACCTCCAggtacaaactgtacagtaaTAATGTTTAAATGGGATAAAGTTCAGCAGAACTGCAACCCGTAAAGCTGTAGAGACAGAATGTAGCAATAACTATTGGCACATTTTTACTACACATACCGTAATATACAAACTCACAATTAGAGTTTTTGCATTAATTACAAAATGGTTAAATTCACAATGTGTAGGCGGTCGTTAGGAttgtaactaaaaaaaaaaacatctgtccGGATCGCTTATACTTTCCGTGATGAAATTGATATTTGTTTCATCTATCAGAAATCTTAAGATGATTAAAATTGTCTGTTTAAAAATTCTTCAGCAACAAATTTGAATGTTACGTCTTATTCAGCCACCAGTCCAAACATTTAGGTACTTCTACGGTACAGGATGAGGGACACTGGAAAAAAAGTCCTAATTCTGAGATTACATCTGCAAGTtagaattctaaaaaaaaaaaagtcagaaaccaaaacttttttatttcagcgGCCCTAATCCTCTCCCGTATACTTCCACAGAAGACAGAGAAGCAAAGGTTCTTACATTTGGAGCTGTACCTAAGCAGACAATCTTCTATTTTAACTTTTCATAATGTTCATATAGTTCATTCTTCATTGGAATAAAAATGAGTGGTAGGATTATTTAGTTCAAAATCGAGATGGGGCCGATACAATCTTATATCAGTATCTTCTGTTTTAATACTTCAATGCATTATTTTGATAAAAATTCTTACAACTAAACTGTGAGAAGTTTGCAGCTGGTTAGTGAGATTAAAACAAGAGATCCAATCTTATATTGGCATCAGGTCCAATGTTGACATAATTTACGTATCGGATTGACGCCGCCGATCCATGCCAGTGATCAAGAAAGATGGTTGGGCACTTTAACATTCTCACTTTGAAGtcagtcagactgaactgtaagaaatCGTCTCCATggcgacgttcagacgagatggagaAGCTCCTTCCATATGATAAAGagtacaattcttacacttcagatTAAATGATTGAATTGGaaaacctgacagctgttgctgcttcttcttgtttgtatgtgaagGCAGCTCAATGCAATGCTGGGTTTACAACAGCAttgtgtagccttacacataaTACCACCTACAATAAATTACACTATTAGTTAATCGGatcagaactaaaaaaaaaaaaaaaatgtaaatcagtgcatctctagttGAAAGAATACTAaaagaagtgtattttgcatgtGATCACATGTCATTTCATAAACTTTTATGATAGCACAACTAAggtatgaaaaaaacaagacactgGGATTCCAAAcataagaaataagaaatacacAAGAAATACAACACAATGACATCATTTTACCAGCCATCAAGGTGCAATTTTATACAATCATCTTTTAgaattttgtacattttgggcAGTTTCTCAGCACGATGAACGGTAAATTTACAATCCAGCGTCACTGTTGTCCACTCGGTCCAGTAGACTGTACATTAGTATACTATAGTCCTGTATGTTAACACAACTGTACAACAGCCATAGTATTTCCTTGGTGGTATAAGACATTCATGTTAAACTCCATGTAGAGTGAAAGGGGAAGAGAACCAGACCATTTCATCATATGGAGGTGTAGTGTCTCCCAAAGCTGGTGAGTCTAATCTTCTCCGGCAGGATGATGTTTACTGAGTGCTCGGGCTCTTCCTGGCTCGCTGTGCCCGCTTCTCTCAGAAGGTGTTCCCTTTGCTGCCGAACAAGCTGGCTGTACTTGGCATTAGCCATCCACGTCTCACAGCGGCCAAAATAAACAATACCTGTAGTTCCCAAGATGACCAGGCAGGTGAGCAGGGCCAGCATGCCGAAGCAGATGAGCTGACCGTGGGTGACAAGGAAGCCCTGGGAGTGCACCGTCTCCTTCAGGGTGATCTTGAGCAGGTCCCTCTCTGGCGGTCTGAGGAGCTTGTGGAAGGTGTGAGCAGGAAGGGAGTAGTGCTGCGGAGTCAGAGCAAACACTCTGTGATCCACAGGCCTTGAGCCGACTGGCTTGGACCTCGCCTTAGGTCTGTGCTGCAGGGAACATGTGGGACCTGTAAACCATTTCTGGCAAACGCACCGGAAGGTTCCATCTGGTTGACCAACACACATGCCCCTGTTGGCGCAGGGCCTGCCGGCGCAAGGCGAGAGGCTGCTGGTGTCATTACAAGTGAAGCCAGTGAAGCCGTGCGGACA contains these protein-coding regions:
- the LOC132992871 gene encoding protein delta homolog 1 → MHLTAVILIVVVTGIAKGWDCNAGCNTENGFCEKPGKCRCKPGWQGENCDRCVPFPGCLHGKCERAWQCACEEGWVGSLCDQDTRLCSSQPCAGNATCIETGEGGYLCICPQGYTGESCHLKRGLCHTDSSPCQNGGSCTDADGSAGYSSCLCPPGFSGDFCQISIDSCQPNPCLNGGNCTNHGLAFTCVCPHGFTGFTCNDTSSLSPCAGRPCANRGMCVGQPDGTFRCVCQKWFTGPTCSLQHRPKARSKPVGSRPVDHRVFALTPQHYSLPAHTFHKLLRPPERDLLKITLKETVHSQGFLVTHGQLICFGMLALLTCLVILGTTGIVYFGRCETWMANAKYSQLVRQQREHLLREAGTASQEEPEHSVNIILPEKIRLTSFGRHYTSI